The Candidatus Methylarchaceae archaeon HK02M2 genome includes the window ATCTATCTCAGGATACTTTTCCAAACTTTGTTGAGATAAAAAAGTGAAATGTTGACCTCCTACAATAGTTAAAATATTTGGTTTTACCTTTTTAGCAATACCACAAGTTCGAAGAATAGCGAAAGTATTACAAGTTGAAAGCCCACTAGTAGCCATTATATCGGGATCATGAGATTCTATACGCTTTTCCAATCCTTTCCAATCCAATCTTTCAGCTTGACAGTCGAGTACTTTTATCTCCACATCTTTGTTTTTACTTTCAAGGAATGCTGCGAGTTGGAGGATTCCAAACGGTGGTGGTAGGTATTCTCCCATGACGAACCAAAAATCTTTAGGCGGCTCTACGAAGAGAATCCTCATGATCGATCAAAGATTCGAATCTTAAATATTAAAAATTACCTATTTCTATTTTAATGAAGGATAGTGTCTCACTCTTCGGCCTCCACGCATGGAGATAAGAGCGCCTACAAGAATCATCACTCCTATCAAGAAGATAATTCCAGGCCACCATATATCAAGATACCACAATATCGCAAGGCCTATTAAAAAAACCCCCATAGCAATAATCCCCCATAATTCTCCACCACGTTCCCAGCCGAAGCATTCATATCTAGGTTTTCTCCACTCTTCTTTTCTATATCCTTCTACAGGCGTCCCACACTTTGAGCAGAAACGTGCATCTTCTTCTATCTCTGCCCCACATTTTTGACAATACAGCAAACTTTACCATCCTTTCATGATAGAATTTTGTTTTTCATTAATAAAATGTTCTGATATAATTCTAAGCATGATTTGAATACTGATAAAATTCTATCTTATCTTAAAGTAAGCTATAATAACACCGTATGTTATTACGAGTAAACCAATCACAACGATCCCTAATACTAACGCAATTTGCCATGTTAAAAAGCCTTGACCGTAAAGGTTGATTAAATAGGCGAATAATAATAGGCCAAATCCTCCGAGAATATCTTTTAAAGGTCTTCTCCATGGTTGTCGTAAGGCAATTCTTATTCCAGCTAAAATGAAGTTTGATACGCCTATCAAACCGAGAAAAAGGGCGAAAATAAAAATTAACCGAGTAGATGGATCAAATAGGCCTTGACCAAGCTTTTCAATCCAATCGAAAACATCTGATGGAATCCATGGATTAGTAAAGAAGATGTATGCCACTATTATAAGAAAGAATCCAAAAGAGACAACACCTAAATAGTCTCTTTCGACTCTTCTTTCACCAAAACATTCATCCCTTGGTACCTTTGTCTTTTCTCTCATATATTCAGCTACTGGAGCCCCACAATTACGACAGAATTTTTCTCCTTCACTATACTCTACTCCACACTTCTTACAATATGGCATATGATCTTCTGGACATTCGTCAATTATATATAAGCTTTCAAAATATGCATGAATATAGAATTATTTCTTTAGAGATAGTAACAATTGTTTATAGCATCAGACGCTTGTTAAAAATACTTTTTTATATGCAGGGAATATGGAGGTAATCTAATGAGAGCCTTCGTTTCTTGGAGTGGTGGTAAAGACAGCTGTATGGCATTACATAGAGCCTTGAAGACCGGTCATAAGATTGATTTTCTATTTAATATGCTCGGTGAAGATGGTTTAACGACTAGAGGCCATGGTTTAGGAAAAGAAGTTATCGACGCCCAAGCAAGTGCAATCGGAATCCCAATAATTTACGGGAAAGCTTCTTGGGAAGCATATGAAGACGAATTCAAGAAAATTATAGAAAATCTGAAGGATCAAGGCATGGAAGGAGGAATATTCGGAGATCTAAACATTCAGGAACATAGAGACTGGGTTGAGAAGGTTTGTAACCAAGTTGGAATCAAAGCCTTTGAGCCTCTTTGGAATGAAAAATATGAAACTCTACTAACAGAGTTTATGGATAACGGATTTGAAGCCATAGTTGTCAGCGCTAAAGCAGCACTTATAGGCAAGGAATGGGCAGGGCACAAATTTGATTGGGAATTTATAGAATACTTGAGAAGTCGAAGTCTTGATTTGTGTGGAGAAACAGGAGAATATCATACCTTGGTAACTTATGGGCCAATATTTAAACAACGTATAAAAATACTAGAAGGTAGGAAAATGGTGAAAGATGATCGATGGATTTTTAAGATATTGAAGTTTGCCAAGCATTAAGCTGAGGGTAAAATACTTTTAGAGATATATTTTAGATTTTTATCTTTGGACCTGATTCCGTAGTACAGAATTAGTACCGTTAAGAATTTTACAACAACAAGATTTAGATGATCAAATCGAAGTTTCTTTGATATTTTTAGTAAAATCTTTTCTTCTGAATTTGGAGTAGATTAAACTTTAAATTAATCTACCTTAAAAAGAGTAACAAATGGGCTCGTGGCGCAGCATGGATATCGAGACTAGAAAGCGCGGCAGACTTTTGGTCGAACCTCCTAAGCTGTAGGTCCGGGGTTCAAATCCCCGCGAGCCCGTACCAAATCAGTGTGAATAGCAATTCTATAGCCTTTATAAAAGGCACTAATAAGCAAGTAAACCCAATTGGATGAATGAATATGAAAGTTGGATACATTCAGTTTAGACCTATATTCGGGGAAAA containing:
- a CDS encoding zinc-ribbon domain-containing protein, whose translation is MLYCQKCGAEIEEDARFCSKCGTPVEGYRKEEWRKPRYECFGWERGGELWGIIAMGVFLIGLAILWYLDIWWPGIIFLIGVMILVGALISMRGGRRVRHYPSLK
- a CDS encoding zinc-ribbon domain-containing protein; translated protein: MPYCKKCGVEYSEGEKFCRNCGAPVAEYMREKTKVPRDECFGERRVERDYLGVVSFGFFLIIVAYIFFTNPWIPSDVFDWIEKLGQGLFDPSTRLIFIFALFLGLIGVSNFILAGIRIALRQPWRRPLKDILGGFGLLLFAYLINLYGQGFLTWQIALVLGIVVIGLLVITYGVIIAYFKIR
- a CDS encoding diphthine--ammonia ligase, translated to MRAFVSWSGGKDSCMALHRALKTGHKIDFLFNMLGEDGLTTRGHGLGKEVIDAQASAIGIPIIYGKASWEAYEDEFKKIIENLKDQGMEGGIFGDLNIQEHRDWVEKVCNQVGIKAFEPLWNEKYETLLTEFMDNGFEAIVVSAKAALIGKEWAGHKFDWEFIEYLRSRSLDLCGETGEYHTLVTYGPIFKQRIKILEGRKMVKDDRWIFKILKFAKH